The stretch of DNA TCTCAAAAAACCCCTTATCTTTTTCCGTTCTCGGCGACTCTTCGACGGAAAGCTTCGCCAGTTCGCGCAGGAGTTCCTTCTGCTTTTCGTTCAGCCGGGTGGGCGTTACGACCTTCACCTTGATAAGTTGATCGCCCCGCCCGTATCCGCCTGTGCCGGGCACACCTTTCCCCCTGAGACGCAAAACCGTTCCCGATTGTGTTCCTTCCGCGACTTTTATATGCGTCG from Bacillota bacterium encodes:
- a CDS encoding DnaJ C-terminal domain-containing protein, producing GPAGDLYVYLKVRRDPVFQRDGQNVICEVPVSFTQAALGAEIEVPTLDGTTHIKVAEGTQSGTVLRLRGKGVPGTGGYGRGDQLIKVKVVTPTRLNEKQKELLRELAKLSVEESPRTEKDKGFFEKVRDAFV